The Roseivirga sp. BDSF3-8 genome has a window encoding:
- a CDS encoding MarR family winged helix-turn-helix transcriptional regulator yields the protein MKDASAVLFLENQLCFPLYAASRLTTKVYAPYLDEMGLTYPQYLVLLVLWQHGSCSMKQIGEQLFLESNTLTPLVKRLEQKDVIRRDRSEKDERTVIVSLTSQGEALKEEAKVIPQKIIESFKDPSITEEELLTLQKTLFRLVELLGEKTSGD from the coding sequence ATGAAAGACGCCTCTGCGGTTCTGTTCTTAGAAAACCAGCTATGCTTCCCGCTGTATGCGGCCTCCCGGCTTACGACCAAGGTATACGCGCCCTACCTGGATGAGATGGGCCTGACCTATCCGCAGTATCTGGTGCTGCTGGTGCTCTGGCAGCATGGCTCCTGCAGCATGAAGCAGATCGGTGAACAGCTATTCCTGGAGTCCAACACGCTGACGCCCTTAGTGAAACGGCTGGAGCAGAAGGACGTGATCCGCCGGGACCGCTCAGAGAAGGATGAGCGCACGGTGATCGTGTCCCTGACGAGCCAGGGGGAAGCGCTTAAGGAAGAGGCGAAGGTGATCCCGCAGAAGATCATCGAGTCTTTCAAGGACCCGTCGATAACCGAAGAGGAACTGCTCACTCTGCAGAAAACGCTGTTCCGCCTGGTAGAGCTGCTGGGCGAAAAGACTTCGGGTGATTAA
- a CDS encoding glutathione peroxidase, which yields MSFYDFDAQKLSGENVPMSDYRGKTVIVVNTASKCGLTPQYEGLEKLYQKYKEEGLVILGFPCNQFANQESGSADDIREFCEVNYGVSFPMFGKVEVNGQNAHPIFQYLKSKLSGGIFGSRIKWNFTKFLIDPDGRPVRRFSPVTKPEKMEKIILNTLRK from the coding sequence ATGAGTTTTTATGATTTTGACGCCCAAAAGCTTTCCGGCGAAAATGTACCGATGAGCGATTACCGGGGCAAAACGGTGATAGTAGTAAATACGGCCAGCAAATGTGGCCTTACGCCGCAATATGAGGGCCTGGAGAAACTGTACCAGAAGTATAAAGAGGAGGGACTGGTGATATTAGGCTTTCCCTGTAATCAGTTTGCGAACCAGGAGTCTGGCTCAGCGGATGATATCCGGGAATTCTGCGAGGTGAACTACGGGGTAAGCTTCCCTATGTTCGGAAAGGTAGAGGTAAATGGCCAAAACGCGCACCCTATCTTTCAGTACCTGAAATCCAAGCTGTCGGGAGGTATATTTGGTAGCAGGATCAAGTGGAATTTCACCAAATTCCTCATTGATCCCGATGGCCGGCCGGTACGGCGGTTTTCGCCTGTTACCAAACCGGAAAAGATGGAAAAGATCATTTTAAACACTCTGAGGAAATGA
- a CDS encoding outer membrane beta-barrel protein — MRFSLLALIAILLPMATYAQEDSIRLHIKGYIDTYYATFSDSAGPDVLQPYTTVSPRDKRIGLNVAQLGVHYADPKVRANLTLHFGDIAEATWSETFRQVQEANAGFLLGRDWWVDAGFFATHIGTESFLPKNNYLSSTAVATYNEPFYQAGARLSYEGSERYHLELWVTNGYNYFLDANDAKSFGLLFTYNFSENTSLTYTNLFGRESADEAPVAQYRTYQNLYLNTRAGEKLYIVAGGDLGTQSHSNIQDSTSTALMFNALLTLRYQHTDAFSLTGRYEVFHDPDGFISGLLPAGDGRREGLQVQGITLGAEYRPMSTAYLRPEVRYLRSASDMPIFISGAEPERGRWEAMITMGLYFTKQVK; from the coding sequence ATGAGATTTTCCCTCCTTGCCCTGATCGCTATCCTGCTGCCCATGGCCACCTACGCCCAGGAAGATAGCATACGCCTGCATATCAAAGGCTACATCGATACCTACTACGCCACCTTTTCAGATTCTGCAGGACCCGATGTGTTACAGCCCTACACCACCGTATCCCCCAGGGATAAGCGGATAGGCCTGAATGTGGCCCAACTCGGGGTGCATTACGCTGATCCAAAAGTACGGGCAAACCTCACCCTCCATTTTGGTGATATAGCCGAGGCTACCTGGAGCGAAACCTTCCGCCAGGTACAGGAGGCCAATGCAGGCTTCCTCCTTGGGCGTGACTGGTGGGTTGATGCAGGCTTTTTTGCTACCCACATCGGCACCGAGAGCTTCCTGCCAAAGAATAACTACCTCAGCTCCACCGCTGTCGCCACCTACAATGAGCCATTCTACCAGGCCGGTGCCCGCCTCAGCTACGAAGGCAGCGAGCGGTACCACCTTGAGCTATGGGTCACCAACGGATATAATTACTTCCTCGATGCAAATGATGCCAAATCCTTCGGGCTGCTCTTTACCTATAATTTCAGTGAAAATACCAGCCTTACCTATACCAACCTGTTTGGCCGTGAGTCCGCAGATGAAGCACCCGTAGCACAGTACCGTACCTATCAAAACCTCTACCTCAATACCCGCGCCGGCGAAAAGCTCTACATAGTCGCCGGAGGAGACCTCGGCACCCAAAGCCACAGCAACATACAGGACAGCACCTCCACCGCCCTTATGTTTAATGCCCTTCTCACCCTGCGCTACCAGCATACAGACGCCTTTAGCCTTACAGGGCGCTACGAGGTTTTTCATGACCCTGATGGCTTTATCAGTGGGCTATTACCTGCCGGAGACGGCCGCAGAGAAGGGCTGCAGGTGCAGGGCATCACCCTGGGAGCAGAGTACCGGCCCATGTCCACCGCTTACCTCCGTCCGGAAGTGCGCTACCTGCGGTCAGCCAGCGACATGCCCATCTTCATATCCGGTGCGGAGCCGGAGCGCGGACGCTGGGAGGCCATGATCACCATGGGCCTGTATTTCACCAAACAGGTGAAATAG
- a CDS encoding DUF2306 domain-containing protein produces MNNVMKKAGWWIFGILCVLTGFYPVVYFFANRHFGILSSKSQELLADQVWNAGFYGHIVFGGVALLIGWVQFSAYLRRTRMGLHRAIGKVYVLTALISGVCGVYIAQSATGGLSNVIGFSLSGLVWLTTTFLAYTAIRNGQIKAHQNLMIYSYAVCFSAVTLRIWLPTLTVATGDFMVAYRIVGWLSWVPNLIVAYFIINSRKKKPAARVAV; encoded by the coding sequence ATGAATAATGTAATGAAAAAGGCCGGATGGTGGATATTCGGTATACTTTGTGTATTGACGGGGTTCTATCCTGTAGTCTACTTTTTTGCCAACCGGCATTTTGGCATACTCTCTTCCAAATCGCAGGAACTCCTGGCCGACCAGGTATGGAATGCGGGCTTTTACGGACACATCGTATTTGGTGGCGTGGCGCTGCTGATCGGCTGGGTGCAGTTTAGCGCCTACCTGAGAAGGACGCGGATGGGGCTGCACCGGGCCATCGGCAAGGTTTACGTCCTTACGGCATTGATAAGCGGGGTGTGCGGGGTGTATATCGCACAAAGTGCCACGGGAGGCCTCTCTAACGTGATAGGCTTTAGCCTGAGCGGGCTGGTGTGGCTCACGACTACCTTCCTGGCTTATACAGCGATACGAAACGGACAAATTAAAGCCCACCAAAACCTCATGATCTATAGCTATGCGGTGTGCTTCTCAGCGGTGACGCTGCGGATCTGGCTCCCTACCCTTACGGTGGCCACGGGTGACTTTATGGTGGCGTACAGGATTGTGGGGTGGCTTAGCTGGGTACCGAATCTGATTGTGGCTTACTTTATTATCAATTCCCGTAAGAAAAAGCCGGCAGCAAGGGTGGCGGTATAA
- a CDS encoding TIGR02594 family protein: MDELLQIAIRELGVKEIEGPEHNPVILKYAKEVGFKNVQDDETFWCSIFMNWVAKKAKLPRSNKLNARSWLLVGETIDHPKPGDVVIFWRERIDSWKGHVAIFIGFNESGTLVYCLGGNQDNMVSIRSYEANRILGFRRLNPEDLHNLPETELKFGDKGEDVKHLQMALNKAGFDCGLADGDFGPKTRAAVEQLQTTDINLTITGVFDAKTRELLKERLA; encoded by the coding sequence ATGGATGAGTTACTTCAGATTGCTATAAGAGAACTGGGTGTAAAAGAAATAGAAGGCCCTGAACACAATCCTGTCATTCTTAAATATGCCAAAGAGGTGGGATTTAAAAATGTGCAGGATGATGAGACTTTCTGGTGCAGCATATTTATGAACTGGGTGGCCAAAAAGGCTAAACTGCCCCGGTCTAATAAACTCAATGCCCGCTCCTGGCTGCTGGTAGGCGAAACCATCGACCACCCTAAGCCCGGTGACGTGGTCATATTCTGGCGGGAACGTATCGATAGCTGGAAGGGCCACGTAGCCATCTTCATAGGGTTTAATGAAAGCGGAACGCTGGTTTACTGCCTGGGTGGTAATCAGGATAACATGGTGAGTATCCGCAGCTATGAGGCCAACCGCATACTGGGCTTCCGGCGCCTAAACCCGGAAGACCTGCACAACCTGCCGGAAACAGAACTGAAGTTTGGCGATAAGGGCGAAGACGTAAAGCACCTGCAGATGGCCCTGAATAAAGCGGGCTTCGACTGCGGTCTGGCTGATGGTGACTTCGGCCCTAAAACCAGGGCAGCCGTGGAGCAGCTTCAAACTACGGACATAAACCTGACCATCACCGGTGTCTTCGATGCGAAGACGAGGGAGCTACTGAAGGAAAGGTTGGCTTGA
- a CDS encoding dihydrofolate reductase, which yields MKFLRLYAILLTMAVLAGCGSSTPTQESAEAQKTEASSGEEDNFQYLAEQFADLKIIRYKIPGFDKLTTDQKALVYYLTQAGLAGRDIMWDQNYRHNLEIRKALENVVKNYDGDKSGEDWDNFMTYMKRVWFSNGIHHHYSNNKIMPDFSRDYLSTLLSETNTELSEEAMVAIFDPEKDAKKVNLDASKGLVKGSAVNFYGPDVTEAEVDAFYAAKADPSDKTPVWHGLNSRLVKENGELKEQVYKVGGLYSPAIEKIVYWLEKATTVAENEKQKEALELLIEYYKTGDLKTWDEYNIAWVDATEGDIDYINGFIEVYNDPKGYRGSYESIIQINDFEASERMAVLSENAQWFEDNSPILDENKKKNVVGVSYKVVNVAGEAGDASPSTPIGVNLPNSDWIRAQHGSKSVSLGNIVAAYDGASGSGMLEEFAYNEEEVARSKEYAELGDKMHTALHEVIGHASGQLNEGVGTPKETLKNYASALEEGRADLVALYYLMDPKLVELGLIPSIEVGKEEYDGYIRNGMMLQLRRLEPGEQVEEAHMRNRQMIAQWAYEEGKEDNVIEKKMKDGKTYFVVNDYEALREIFGMQLRELQRIKSEGDYEAGKNLIETYGVQVDQELHAEVLERVENLKSAPYGGFINPVLVPEMDADGNITDVKVTYPADFAEQMLYYAENYSHL from the coding sequence ATGAAGTTTTTGAGATTATACGCCATTCTCTTGACAATGGCGGTATTGGCTGGCTGCGGAAGCTCGACACCCACCCAGGAATCGGCTGAAGCTCAGAAGACTGAAGCCTCCTCCGGAGAGGAAGACAACTTTCAGTACCTGGCGGAGCAGTTTGCGGACCTTAAGATCATCCGCTATAAGATCCCCGGATTTGATAAGCTAACTACTGACCAAAAGGCGCTGGTGTACTACCTGACGCAGGCGGGCCTGGCGGGGCGCGACATCATGTGGGACCAGAACTACCGCCACAACCTGGAGATCAGAAAGGCGCTGGAAAATGTGGTGAAAAACTACGATGGCGATAAAAGCGGCGAAGACTGGGACAACTTCATGACCTACATGAAGCGCGTGTGGTTCTCTAACGGTATCCACCACCACTACTCTAATAATAAGATCATGCCGGACTTTAGCCGTGACTACCTGAGCACGCTGCTGAGTGAGACGAACACGGAGCTGAGCGAGGAGGCAATGGTGGCGATCTTTGATCCTGAAAAGGACGCGAAGAAGGTGAACCTGGACGCCAGCAAAGGGCTGGTGAAGGGCTCTGCGGTGAACTTCTACGGCCCGGACGTGACTGAGGCTGAAGTAGATGCATTTTATGCAGCGAAGGCTGACCCCAGCGACAAGACGCCGGTATGGCATGGCCTCAACTCACGCCTGGTGAAAGAAAACGGTGAGCTGAAGGAGCAGGTGTATAAGGTAGGCGGACTGTACAGCCCGGCGATAGAGAAGATCGTGTACTGGCTGGAGAAGGCGACTACGGTGGCTGAAAACGAAAAGCAAAAGGAGGCCCTGGAGCTGCTGATCGAGTACTACAAAACGGGTGACCTGAAAACGTGGGATGAGTACAACATTGCCTGGGTGGATGCGACTGAGGGTGACATAGACTACATCAACGGCTTTATAGAGGTATACAATGACCCTAAGGGCTACAGAGGTTCATATGAGTCGATCATACAGATCAATGACTTTGAGGCTTCTGAGCGTATGGCGGTACTGTCTGAGAATGCGCAGTGGTTTGAGGACAACTCGCCTATACTGGACGAGAACAAGAAGAAGAACGTGGTAGGTGTATCGTATAAGGTGGTGAACGTAGCCGGTGAGGCTGGCGATGCCTCTCCCTCTACGCCTATCGGTGTGAACCTGCCTAACTCTGACTGGATCAGGGCGCAGCACGGTTCTAAGTCTGTAAGCCTCGGTAACATCGTTGCGGCGTATGACGGCGCTTCGGGCAGCGGCATGCTGGAGGAGTTTGCCTACAACGAGGAAGAAGTGGCCCGCTCTAAAGAGTACGCGGAACTTGGCGACAAGATGCACACGGCCCTGCACGAGGTGATTGGGCACGCTTCCGGTCAGCTAAACGAAGGCGTGGGAACACCTAAGGAGACGCTTAAGAACTACGCCTCTGCACTGGAAGAGGGCCGCGCTGACCTGGTGGCCCTGTACTACCTGATGGACCCGAAACTGGTAGAGCTTGGCCTGATCCCCAGTATAGAAGTGGGTAAGGAAGAGTACGATGGCTACATCAGAAACGGCATGATGCTGCAGCTTAGAAGGCTGGAGCCGGGCGAGCAGGTGGAAGAAGCGCACATGCGTAACCGCCAGATGATCGCGCAGTGGGCCTATGAAGAAGGCAAAGAGGACAATGTGATCGAGAAGAAAATGAAGGATGGTAAGACGTACTTTGTGGTAAACGATTACGAGGCACTGAGAGAGATTTTCGGTATGCAACTAAGAGAACTGCAGCGCATAAAGTCTGAAGGTGACTACGAAGCTGGTAAAAACCTGATAGAGACCTACGGTGTGCAGGTGGACCAGGAGCTACACGCAGAAGTACTTGAGCGCGTGGAGAATCTTAAGTCTGCTCCTTACGGTGGTTTCATAAACCCTGTGCTGGTACCAGAGATGGACGCTGATGGCAACATTACGGACGTGAAGGTAACCTACCCTGCCGACTTTGCCGAGCAGATGCTGTACTACGCCGAGAACTACTCGCACCTGTAA
- a CDS encoding sensor histidine kinase, with translation MKQAAEVIKSNCEEILATWEVNVIEKINASRHTNRIILHDQLPNMVVDIADILQRHQSADEISNDEKFKEIINNSNIHGRHRATSKEYTIDQLIHEYIIFHRTLTLLLRENDAFDVNTSDLLKYILETAILRSATSFNDSLREMQETLMATLAHDLRNPLSTAYSLLQIMEIEDDPEKMDSLRKMATNNLRKTIKLTEGLMDAVTIKAGEGMMLEFNEIDIAEEVQTVYKEAKAIYDFDIRLERPERAVNGILDGAAIRRLLENLLTNAIKYGDMSRPVTISLEDMEDKIRLSVHNFGNPIPADKQESIFIFLHQMEKGSDRNVYTSWGMGLTLVKIVAESHGGDSEVTSNEKDGTRFSFILNKQNEAGKRRTHIIRRRNDG, from the coding sequence ATGAAGCAAGCAGCAGAGGTAATAAAAAGCAATTGTGAAGAGATTCTGGCAACATGGGAGGTCAATGTAATCGAAAAAATAAATGCCTCCAGGCATACCAATAGAATCATTTTGCATGATCAACTGCCAAACATGGTGGTTGATATTGCGGATATATTACAACGGCATCAAAGTGCAGATGAAATTTCGAACGATGAAAAGTTTAAGGAGATTATTAATAACAGTAATATCCATGGAAGGCATAGGGCTACTTCGAAGGAATACACTATTGACCAGCTTATTCACGAGTATATTATATTTCACCGCACGCTGACTTTATTGCTCCGGGAAAACGATGCGTTTGATGTAAATACTTCTGATTTACTAAAATACATTCTTGAAACCGCCATTCTGCGTTCCGCGACCTCATTTAATGACTCTCTGCGGGAGATGCAGGAGACCCTGATGGCCACCCTGGCTCATGATCTGCGCAACCCGCTGAGCACAGCTTACAGCCTGCTGCAGATTATGGAAATAGAGGACGATCCTGAAAAGATGGATTCTCTGCGGAAGATGGCCACCAACAACCTGCGTAAAACCATCAAACTTACAGAAGGGCTTATGGATGCAGTAACTATAAAAGCAGGTGAGGGTATGATGCTGGAGTTTAATGAAATTGATATAGCTGAGGAGGTACAAACTGTATACAAAGAAGCGAAAGCTATTTACGATTTTGACATCAGGCTGGAAAGGCCAGAGCGCGCGGTGAACGGCATACTGGATGGCGCTGCCATACGCCGCTTACTGGAAAACCTGCTTACCAATGCTATCAAGTATGGCGATATGAGCCGCCCTGTTACCATCAGCCTCGAAGATATGGAAGACAAAATCAGGCTGAGTGTGCATAATTTTGGCAATCCTATCCCGGCAGACAAGCAGGAGTCTATATTCATATTTTTGCACCAGATGGAGAAGGGCAGCGACAGAAATGTCTATACAAGCTGGGGCATGGGGCTTACATTGGTAAAGATAGTGGCGGAATCTCACGGGGGTGACTCGGAGGTGACAAGTAATGAGAAGGATGGGACGCGGTTTTCTTTCATACTGAATAAACAGAATGAGGCGGGCAAGCGACGCACGCACATCATCAGGCGTAGAAATGATGGCTAA
- the dgt gene encoding dGTP triphosphohydrolase has translation MTFKEKWDLLLGEKRFRPKSETNESDGRNTFENDYGRLISSAPIRRLQDKTQVFPLEESDFIRTRLTHSLEVSYIASSIGQSVENLLIDKGELDINLKGYLSSLLRVAGLVHDLGNPPFGHFGEEAIKIFFKDYFTSGNYTGTLSDIEKADFTNFDGNVQTLRILSKLNYFGDEYGYNLSYSSLASIIKYPSNSLKGNKKFISNEKYNQLPPKDREKHTIEIAKKKFGFFQTEKSTYKELNEYLELNEKRHPVVYLLEAADDIAYSAADIEDGIKLGKISLDDIEKIFSEKLELNKVKVLKKLQDLKNDYKDVKNVDDSLVIQKFRIYTQQLMIGSVVKTFEGEYDHIMKGQLENEIIDISEAQDIRQAYKTLQFKVFDDKSILKKEIAGWEAIYGLLNIFVKASESDSFIAQGNTLESRLYKIISTSHRKVFEDIEMYSNKEYKRLQLIVDFISGMTDRYAIRLFQELKGIKI, from the coding sequence ATGACATTTAAGGAAAAATGGGACCTTTTACTAGGTGAAAAAAGATTTCGTCCAAAATCTGAGACGAATGAAAGTGATGGACGCAACACATTTGAAAATGATTACGGCAGATTAATCTCAAGTGCACCAATTCGAAGGCTGCAAGACAAGACCCAAGTATTTCCTTTGGAAGAAAGTGATTTTATTAGAACAAGGTTGACTCATTCTCTAGAAGTTTCCTACATAGCTAGTTCAATTGGGCAAAGTGTTGAAAATTTATTGATTGATAAGGGAGAACTTGACATTAATTTAAAGGGGTACCTAAGCTCCTTACTACGAGTGGCTGGGCTAGTCCATGATTTAGGAAACCCTCCCTTTGGACATTTTGGAGAGGAGGCAATCAAAATATTCTTTAAGGATTACTTTACCTCAGGTAATTACACGGGAACGTTATCTGATATAGAAAAGGCAGATTTTACAAATTTTGACGGCAATGTTCAAACACTTCGCATACTTTCCAAACTTAATTACTTTGGCGATGAGTATGGCTATAATTTAAGTTATTCTAGCCTAGCTTCAATAATTAAATATCCTTCGAATTCTTTAAAAGGAAATAAGAAGTTTATATCTAACGAAAAATATAATCAATTACCTCCTAAAGATAGGGAAAAACATACAATTGAGATTGCGAAAAAAAAGTTTGGCTTTTTTCAAACGGAAAAAAGTACTTATAAAGAATTAAATGAATATTTAGAGCTTAATGAAAAACGTCACCCTGTTGTATATTTATTAGAAGCAGCTGATGACATTGCATATAGTGCAGCAGATATAGAGGATGGTATAAAGCTCGGAAAAATCAGCCTTGATGATATTGAAAAAATTTTTAGTGAAAAATTAGAGCTTAATAAAGTAAAAGTATTAAAGAAGCTACAAGATCTTAAAAACGATTATAAAGACGTTAAAAATGTAGATGACTCATTAGTTATACAAAAATTTAGGATATATACTCAGCAATTAATGATTGGGAGCGTCGTAAAGACGTTTGAAGGAGAATATGATCATATTATGAAAGGTCAGCTAGAGAATGAAATAATCGATATTTCAGAAGCTCAGGATATTAGGCAAGCTTATAAAACATTACAGTTTAAGGTTTTCGATGATAAGTCAATTCTAAAGAAGGAAATAGCAGGATGGGAGGCTATTTACGGGCTTTTAAATATATTCGTAAAAGCTTCAGAAAGCGATTCCTTTATAGCTCAAGGAAATACTCTTGAATCACGTTTGTATAAGATTATTTCGACTAGCCATAGAAAAGTTTTTGAAGATATTGAGATGTATTCTAATAAAGAATATAAAAGGCTTCAATTAATTGTTGATTTCATTAGTGGCATGACAGATAGGTATGCTATTAGGTTATTTCAAGAATTGAAAGGCATAAAAATTTAA